In Lepus europaeus isolate LE1 chromosome 19, mLepTim1.pri, whole genome shotgun sequence, the genomic window gcgcCCTCGCCtccgggagcacacacacacacacacacacaccgtttCCGCGCGGCCGCCATGTGATAGGTGGCGGGGAGGCGCTGGCGGCACGGGTGTCAGCTTCAGACTTGGCTCCCTTCCTCGCGGTTGGCACGGGTGTCcgctccaggccctgcctcccgCTGAGACACGGCACGCAGCCGGAGCATTTGGGAGTGGGCGTTGCGATGCAGACCCACCGcctgccagggagggagggaaatctgTTCTCTTGTCGGAATTAACTCGCAGAGGGGAGGGGCGGTACCAAGAGCAGCCAGGTAGGAGGCAGCGCTGAAAAAGGAGCGGAAACCCGGCTCCTCTGCCCCCGGGAACAGCCTGCGGCCGAGGACTTGGGCGGCCAGGTGGGGCTGACTCGGAGCAGAGGTGGCCCTGCTGAGCGCATCCCGAGCCTGATAGAGTTCAGATGCCCGTCTCCCGCGGCTAGCCCCTGGGGAGGGTGGAAAAGACGCACATCCAGAACAAGCAAGCAGGAAGTGTCGCCTTGGAGTCAGGCCTGTCCTGCGCGAGGGGCACCTGCAGGCCTGCAGGGAGGCCTCGCGCTGCGCACACCCCAGCGTCTGGGAGCCTTACTCCCAGTCAGGGCCTGGCCCTCGGCGTGGACCAGGCGGCTTTCCTCCGCCTTGCGTGTCGGCCTGAGCGCTGAGTGCTGGGGCTCGGGCCTGGCCGGGACGCAGCCGAGTGGTTGTGCCGGGCTGCGGTGGTGACCCCCAGCGACCCCGCCTTTGTTCTGTGCCTGAGTCACCCAGGAGCCTCACACCCTCCCAGCCGGACCCCTCCTCCCAGGCCgttcctctgcccctggggaacCGGGCGGCCAGGTGAGGCCGGAGTGGCTGGCAGGGCTTGTTCCTGGGCGGCGGCTGCTCCCGGCCTTTGATCCCAGGGCTACCTCGGGGAGCCGACGCGGGAAGGCACTGACTTGATCCGGGGAGACCTTGTGTGGGAGCCTGCCCTGGGCGGGGCCCCGAGCTGGGACATTGCAGCCCTGGGCACCTGGTACTGAGCAGGGAGGGGCGTCACGATGGCGCCCAGCACTGCCGCAGATGCTCTGAGTCAGGGCCGTGCCAGCGGGGTGGGGCCAAGCTCACATTCCTGGGGGGACCCACCCCCACCGCAACCTGGGGCAAGTCGCTTATTCCGTGGAGACAGACTGCACCGTGAGGTGGGCAGCTGTGGGCTCCCGGCGCACCCTGCTCCTCGGCCGGGTGAGCCCTGCCCCCTCGCCCCACTGGCCTCACCAGCCGGACCCTGCCTCCAGAGACAGCTGATGTGGCCTGACACCCGCCACCGCCTCCTGGCCGGAAGGGAAGGATTTGGCACTGTCCCTTGGCAGGGGTGGCCTGCTGGCCCCATGGCGCCGAGGGGGGCTGATGCTGCAGCTGTCAGGGGTGCTCACAGTCTCACAGCCTCTGCGGCTGCTTTGTTGGACTGGGTGAGGgaggccttgtgtgtgtgtgtgtgtgtgtgtgcgcgctcgGGCACGCACCCACGCCTGAGGCAGGAGAGTGTCGCAGCTCCCTTGCCTCGCTCCCTGCTGCATTTACTGGGCGCCTGCTGAGTTCCAGCCACctggaactcctagaacccgctGGACTCAGCCCTGtgtaggggcagggctgggctggggtgccgGCGCGGTCGGGAAGGGCTTCCCTGAGAGGCAGAAGCCCAGCTGAGTGACTGCTGCCAGGGGGGCACAGCGAGCTGGGCCTCGGCCCCCCGCCGTGGGTGGGCACACTCCTGAAGCCCCTGCAGCTCCCTGCGTCTGAGGGCCGGAGGACCCGAGATAAGTGAGACGCttggccaggagtgggccagggcGTCGGGGCTCTCTCCAGGAAAGCAGTTCCCAGAGCGAGGAGAGGCACGAGGCGGACTTGGCCCCACGGGTCCATGTTGCTCCCTGGGAGTCAGCCTTGCTgatggtgctggggagcccgtgcCGGCAGGCCTGGTGCAGCACTGCGGAACGGCCTTTGCCACCAGGACGGCAGGGTGTGGGACTTCGAGTCCTGAGCGTTCCGGCCAGGAGAGGGAGCCCGTGAGAAGCCGGGCCCCCAGGTCAGGCTGTGGCAGGGCGCTGGGTGCGCCTGCTCACTCCTCTGCACCTCGCCTGGCCTGGTGGCCGCTCTGTGTCCACTTCCGCCTCTGTTCTGTTATGAAATATGCACGAGCGCTGGCACCAGCTGCTTCTCGCTTTTGCCCGCCGACTCCCACCCTGCGTTCTCTGCAGCCTCTGGGGGTCTCCAGAATTGGACAAAGCCTGTGGCGTCCCCTCCACCTTCTGCTCAGGGGCCTGGACTCCCCGAGAACCACAAGCCAAAGGCCCAGAGCCCCCCGAGCAGGCATTAGGCCTTGCGCTTCCTGGTAGCACCCCCTGCCGTGGTCTGCCCGGGCCCTGCTgcccccctgcctccccagcagcCGTTTCCTGAGATGcgttaaaatgtttttaaaaatgcccacCCGAGAGCTCGCGTCTCTGCTGGAGACGCCTCCCACTCAGCTTCTCTCCTCCAAAtaacctgtcaaaaaaaaaaaaccctttcccAAATTTGAAGTCTTGCAAGAGATGGCACAGCAGAGGTAGCCAGTTCCTTCTCTGGGTGCTGTGCTGGTGTGCTTGGGTTTCTGGTGACACCTGCAGGTAGCCAGGCCAGATCGGGGGACCGAGGGCTGAGGGCTATGTCCACCTGCCCGCCCCCTCACCAGGATGTGGTGCAGGAAGCTGGCAAGGGCATACACAAGGCGTCAGTGTGCACAGCCTGCAGCCACTAAGCCCACCTGCGCCAGGCCTGGCCGCCCTTGGCCCTGCCACGCCCCTGAGAACCCGGGCAGGCCTGCCTCAAAGCACCCACGGGCAGCTGGCCGTCCTCTGGACATGGCACTGTGGGAGAGGGGCCCCGCTGGAAGGGGGCCCCTCTGGACATGGCACTGTGGGAGAGGGGCCCAGCGAGTTGGTCCGGCTGCCCCTCTGGGTGCCCGGGATCCATGGGTAGGCCTGGCCTCCCCTCCACCAGCTGCCACAAGGACTTCACTCTCACGTCTCCCACctccctgttctctccccagagGCCATCAACTGTCTGATGAGAGCCATCGAGATCTACACGGACATGGTGAGGGTCCCAgctacccctccctcccccagggccctgccttcTGTGCCAAGAGCAGGTGCGGAAGGGGATATGGGAGCCTACGGGCTCCCTGAGCTGAAAGTGGTCCCCTGTACTGGTTCaggctggctgggcccctgcccaggACCGGGACAGGAGCACGACAGCCCCACCCTCCCCTGGCCTGCCTCGCCTGGCCAGCCCCTCCCATTAGCAGTGAGGCTGGCCCAAGGGTCAGCAGAGCCTCGAGGgagctcagcccccacccctcccccccacctgcgATGCAGCCCAGGAGCCGGTGATGGATGACCTGCACAGCCTGGGCGCTGCCTGCTCCTTCCTCTGGCCTCCCTCACCCACTGTGCAGAGGGCGGGCTGGGCCTACGGGAATCGCTGTGATTACTGCGCACCAGGCCGAGGCCGGTGGGAGAGCGCTCAGCCCCTGGGAACCCAGGGGTCCCAAGGCCTGGGACAGGAGGGCCGAATGTTGCTGGCCACAGTGACCTCCTCCGTGTCGCCCCAGGGCCGGTTCACCATCGCAGCCAAGCACCACATCTCCATCGCCGAGATCTACGAGACAGAGCTGGTGGACATCGAGAAGGTGagagggggccgggggccgggatCAGGGCCTCTCCCCGCCCCACTGTGGACATTGAgaaggtggggggcggggccggggcctcACCCCCCCACATTGAGAAGGTGAGGGCGGAACCtctcaaaccccccccccccccccgccggggGCTTCTCTGATATCTGAGCCCCAGGAAAGgggcctccctgcccaccccccgtGTCTCCCCAGGCCATTGCCCACTACGAGCAGTCCGCGGACTACTACAAAGGCGAGGAGTCTAACAGGTACCCGGCCCcccgcctgccccgcccctcGGCGGCCCACCTGCCGCCCctcaccccgcccctcccacagcTCAGCCAACAAGTGTCTGCTGAAGGTGGCCGGCTACGCCGCGCAGCTGGAGCAGTATCAGAAAGCTATCGACATCTATGAACAGGTGggacccctgcccagggccccccgACTCCTTTTGCCCACTCCCCGCTCTGTCACCTCCTTGGCCTCCCTGGTGCGCAGCTGGGCTAACGTGTGCACCCACAGCCCTTGCAGTGCAGTGTCCCCTTCCCGCCCATTCGCACGCGGCTTCCTGGGGAGGATGGGCGGCCTGGGCAGCCCCGGGTCCCTCCacggtgggaggcagggagtgtcaCGCGGTTCCCACGGCTGTGCCAGGAGAGCTGGGCCACGGCCATGAGGGAGGCAGGCAGCTGGCCCCGGGGGAGAGAGGGGCGGGCGCTGCCTCCTGTTCCCGTGGCTGCCGCCTGCTGCCCACCGATGCGCCAGCCTTCTCCCCAAGGTCTCAGGCGCCCTGAGGCCCAgggacacctggcttcagcccctgtcAGGTCCTGGTCCTGGTCACTTAGGTTCCAGGCCCTTGTCTCCCTGCCCACGGGTCCCAGATTAGCAGGGCTTGTCCCCAGGACCCCGAgctcacagtgctggctctggctgCAGGTGGGGACCACCGCCATGGACAGCCCCCTGCTCAAGTACAGCGCCAAGGACTACTTCTTCAAGGCGGCCCTGTGCCACTTCTGTATCGACATGCTCAACGCCAAGGTGAGCCCAGGCCTCCGGCTCGCTCGTGGCTGGCCGCCTGCCTTGCTGGGGTGCTGtggctccttgccacccactgCGGGCCAGCCTGTTGTGcacaggaagccctccctgaccgGCTCCCAGGCCCTCCCCATGGCTTTGTTGGGCCAGGTCCACGTCCCCCGCCCTGTGCACTGAACGGTCGCTGCCCTCTGGCCCTCCCAGGGTTCACGCAGGGGTCAAGTGTGTGAGGGCCCAGGCCTGCCTTGtttgctcccctcccccgccaggccaggctgggcactGGACACCTGCCCCCACCGCCCACCTCCCCTGCAGCCCGCTCCGCAGCCAGGCCAGCTCCAGGCTCGGCTCCCAGAGGCACCGCTGGGCACAGAGCCAGGTGGCCCCgtgcgggggaggggccgggtgcTGACTCAGGGCTGCCAGGCCCCTCTGTTAAcagccctctctctttccccaaccCTCACCCACCCAGCTCGCTGTCCAGAAGTACGAGGAGCTGTTCCCAGCCTTCTCTGATTCCCGGGAGTGCAAGCTGATGAAAGTGAGTGCCAGGCCCTCGCGGCCTCGGGGGGCGTGGGCTCCGGCTGTCCGACAGTCCTCCGAGGGTTCGCCTCCCTCTGTCTGGGCTCTCCTTACAGTCAGGGCCGGaagcctgggttccctccctccctccctctctctctccgtcgcACACACACTCCCCGCGAcagggtaggggtggggtgggagcacaGCCTGCCCTTCCCTCGTGGCGTGGGAGCCCCAGACGGGTGAGCAAGGCCTGACccctgtgccctgcacctgcagaagTTGTTGGACGCCCACGAGGAGCAGAACGTGGACAGCTACACGGAGTCGGTGAGTGGCCCTCGGAAATCACCTTTCTCTAACCCTGGCTCACCCTGGAATCCGCAGCAGCCCCAGAGAGACCTGGGAGCAGCGGATGGGGCAGGAGATGAGTCCGGGGCGGTGGGAGGGACTGACTTCCTGTCCCCGCAGCCCGCCCCTCCCTGTGCTGGGCTGGGATGTTCTGGAACTCCGTGTCTCCATCTCAGGGCCTAATTTGGTCCTCTGGAAGAAGTCAGCCAAGCCCGCCTCTCCCCGGCTGAATTCCCTGGAGGAATTTAGGCCCCTAACTGAGGATGGGGACCAAACCCACCCCACGCCCCCTGCCCCGCTCTCACCTGCAGCCGCCCCTCCCCGGGGCAGGACAAGGCACCCACACAGCTAGCACTTTAATAACGAAAATGCCGTAAAACCGGAAATGGCCCAGGACAGCACGGGCgagggccctgccctgcctggagtGCCGCCAGCtggcctgtccccctccccccacccctgagaGAGAACCCCCAGCCTAGAGACCTggggcaagggggggggggggccaggaggggcagtggtggctggggctgagtgCACGCCCCGGCAGGTGAAGGAGTACGACTCCATCTCGCGGCTGGACCAGTGGCTGACCACCATGCTGCTCCGCATCAAGAAGTCCATCCAGGGCGACGAGGAGGACCTGCGCTAGGCTTGCTGCCCTGGGGCGCCGCGGGCTGGGCCTGCCCGCCGGACAGTCACCCATTCTCGCCGTGTCCCTCGCCCCCTGCCCATGTATTTAAGCCCCCGAGGTGCCTGTCTGCACCCCAGAACCGGCTATACAAACCTCCGGATTCCGACCTCTCTGCTCTGGGTGCCGCCGGGGACCGGGGTCGGCCTGGGCGCCCTGTCCCGACCACTGGGTCGTGAGGCCGGAGTCTGACTCTGCCGGTGTCCCCGAGActtgcccctccctgcctgggcccTAGCAGCCCCAACCTCTCAGGTTAGACCCGAGGCCCTGCAACTGCTCCTGCCCTAACGCTCTGAGGTTTTGTTGGCCAGAAGCTGCAGTTGgctcaagaaagaaaataaaaaataccactTTTGCATGAGTCTTCCTGCTCACCTCCACTCCCCTAGGGCCCCTGGGCCTCTGGGAAGAGGAGGGCACACCTGCCCAAGGCGACCTGGCCTGGAGATTTCAGGTTCTGTGGGCCTGGGGAGGGCACGGGTCCTGATCCGACCTTCCCTGGCCACTCGGGTTCCTCCcgaggagaggagggggctggctgatGTCAGCTGTCAGAGCTGCtggaggaggggggaggcggCCTCTGGATCACCCTTCCTGGTGTCCACACGGAAGGAAGGTAGAATGGGCTGGCAGCGGCAGCCCCCTCTGTCACAGAAAGGGACACGGGAGTTGGCCACGCCCACCCTGGCGGTGCGGGTCTGCTACGGGTGCTTCCCCCTGGCCCAGAGCGGGTGGGCAGATGCCAGGAAGCGGCCTGGGGCAGTGACCAGAGcgaggggctgctgggagagggCGCCCGGCCAACGCAATGCAGGCGGGATTCACGTTCCCTGTCTCAAAACCTCTGCTTTGCTGAGCTCCTCCTAAGACCCGCGGGCCGTTCCCAGTGTCTGCCCTGGGCGCTGGCCGAGGGAGCGGCGTGAGCACCTGCTTCCAGCCCCCGCCGTGTCCGCGTGAGTCCTGGTGCTCTGCCCTGGTCATGGAAGCCTGCAGGAGACGCTCGGAcgaggcagagccaggcccacTTTACACTCACCCTGCGAGGATTCCCGGAGCAACGCAACGGCCAGGCCTTGAGAGAACATCACTGGGCGAGCTCCCGCTCCCAATCCACAAACCTGGAATCCTCACgggcaccccccacacacacacaccgcatcGCGTCTGCCTCTGGAAACCCGTGTCTGTTAGGCACTCAGTCCCAAGTGCTAAGGTGCCTGCACCAcaccagcctggggctggggactcGGCCGACACCACGGGGGAcacagcctctgcctccaggggTCCTGCCGAGGGGCTGTGCGGCCACACGGGGTGGCGGGAGCTCACACCAGGTGCTAGCCAGCCGGGGACTTCTGGAACGGGGACAGGCCTTCTGGGGACACTAGATTacctcccacctccacctcttCCCAGTCAAGGATGGAGTGGGACAGACCTCTAAAACatggcctggcacagagcagaagCCAAATAAATGACGGGGCCCCGGGGGACCGCAGGTCCCTGCAGAGCAGACATGAGGAGGCAGGGTAAGGGGGGCCGGCGTGACGCAGTGGCCCTGCCTTCCACAAAGGGCGATGGTGATTCGCTAGGATAGACGGCTGggtctttttatttatctgaaaagcagagcgaGCTTGgatggctgattcactccccaaatgccagtgacATCcacgcaggagccaggaactccatccgggtctcccacgtgggtgcaggggcccgagcacctgggccatcttctgctgctttcccaggtgcatgagcagggagctggatcagaagcggagaagccgggacttgaaccggtggcctTATGGGACGCCTatgtcacaggcggcggcttatcCCGCTGCACCCCCAAGtccttattttaaaggcaatatTGTTAAAAATAACGGCCCGTGGCGTTATCTTGTTTGGGTCCCGGGACGCCTGTTTATCTGCGTAGTGTGCAGGTGTCGCCTCTGCCTCAGTCCACCTGCAATAGGGTGCCCACCTCGGCATGCCCGAATTTGGAATAAATCGCTAGTGGGAAACACTTAGGAGCAGTTATGATTCTTCTACCTTCCACACGGCCCATAGCTAGGGGCCACGCGCCACCACGTCCCGTCTCGGGTCCCACTCCTGCGGCAGCCCGTCGCCTGCCCCTGAAATGCAATGGGAGAATACGCATGCGCAGTACCGCTGCCGCCATCTCAGTAAAGGGCAGCGACGGCGGCTTCTTCGCGTCATCAGTGCGCGACGGGCGGGCCGCCGGCCGGTGACTCAGATCGCTCCCGGCCCAGTGGGCCGGGTTGGGTAGGGCGGCCCGGGAAGCTGGGTGGCTGAGGGGCGTGATGGGAGAGGCGGTCGTGGCCGCGGGGCCTTGCCCGCTGCGCGAGGACAGCTTCACGCGCTTCTCGTCGCAGAGCAACGTGTACGGGCTGGCAGGCGGCGCCGGTGGCCGCGGGGAGCTGCTGGCCGCCACCCTTAAAGGCAAGGTGCTGGGCTTCCGCTACCAAGACCTCCGACAGAAAATCCGGCCGGTGGCCAAGGAGTTGCAGTTCAAC contains:
- the NAPA gene encoding alpha-soluble NSF attachment protein, with translation MDNSGKEAEAMALLAEAERKVKNSQSFFSGLFGGSSKIEEACEMYARAANMFKMAKNWSAAGSAFCQAAQLHLQLQSKHDAATCFVDAGNAFKKADPQEAINCLMRAIEIYTDMGRFTIAAKHHISIAEIYETELVDIEKAIAHYEQSADYYKGEESNSSANKCLLKVAGYAAQLEQYQKAIDIYEQVGTTAMDSPLLKYSAKDYFFKAALCHFCIDMLNAKLAVQKYEELFPAFSDSRECKLMKKLLDAHEEQNVDSYTESVKEYDSISRLDQWLTTMLLRIKKSIQGDEEDLR